From Pyrenophora tritici-repentis strain M4 chromosome 1, whole genome shotgun sequence, the proteins below share one genomic window:
- a CDS encoding GlcD, FAD-FMN-containing dehydrogenase, producing MMALRLVSLFVAIASLAASAQSRILFQYEQHQLSRETVASLPKDEARLFAFDNQFETKAANLTACKVDPTHDKWPAETGWDKLVKRLSNPDNLIMTVPQASICYGDDKDDDQCQQISQNWTNSYSHTDDPTEVLSPIYQGLTCLPPSIYDSGGCTLGGYPAYAVKATTVLDIQSAMNFARSLDLRLVVKNTGHDFSGHSSGYGALSIWTHALKEIMMLENYVDESGYRGPAIKAGAGVQAFELYKFADQHGYMAVVGEGQTVGVMGGYMLGGGHSPLSSIYGMAADQVLGFEVVSPIGEFVTANSTSNKELFWALKGGGGGSFGVVTSITFKVYKDMPVATATWTLDSSKIGKDKFWAATKAFFDRAIDNVDAGAYSYNRIAPSDDDFTSTMQPFFAPNKTASQLNAILAPYLSKLTALNIPFSPKVTAYPGFYKAWLAGFPLESQTDISSYVASRLFPRSNFATETGRNLTFNVLRQTVESGQPLLAFNVAPVLLPSNAPNAVNPAWRNAVYHIITSTSVSPDSSADDKLAARDALTNGTMLKWRNVAPSSGAYLNEADRMEPDWQRSFWGENYDRLLALKRDIDSKDLFWVDKGVGSERWRVESFDEVPDENGKLCPV from the exons ATGATGGCGCTTCGTCTCGTCTCTCTTTTTGTGGCGATCGCATCCTTGGCTGCATCTGCGCAATCGCGAATTCTTTTCCAATATGAGCAACATCAGCTCTCACGGGAAACCGTGGCTTCGTTGCCAAAAGATGAGGCACGACTCTTCGCATTTGATAATCAATTCGAGACCAAAGCCGCCAACCTTACAGCATGCAAAGTCGACCCAACCCATGACAAGTGGCCGGCAGAGACAGGCTGGGACAAGCTTGTGAAAAGATTGAGCAACCCTGATAACCTCATCATGACTGTCCCACAAGCGTCGATATGTTACGGCGATGACAAGGACGATGATCAGTGCCAACAGATCTCTCAAAACTGGACCAATTCGTATTCGCACACCGACGACCCGACGGAAGTTCTATCGCCGATATACCAAGGCTTGACATGCCTGCCTCCTTCAATCTACGACAGCGGAGGTTGCACACTTGGGGGATATCCTGCGTATGCGGTCAAAGCAACGACGGTTCTTGATATCCAGAGTGCGATGAACTTCGCGCGAAGTTTGGACCTGCGCCTTGTTGTGAAAAACACTGGTCATGACTTTTCCGGCCATTCCTCTGGGTACGGCGCATTAAGCATATGGACGCATGCTTTGAAGGAAATAATGATGCTCGAAAACTATGTGGACGAGTCGGGATATAGAGGACCGGCTATCAAAGCTGGGGCTGGTGTACAAGCCTTCGAGCTGTACAAATTTGCAGACCAACATGGCTACATGGCAGTCGTTGGTGAAGGCCAG ACTGTAGGTGTCATGGGTGGATACATGCTGGGTGGAGGCCACTCACCTCTTAGCTCCATCTACGGCATGGCTGCAGACCAAGTTCTTGGATTCGAGGTCGTCTCGCCAATCGGAGAATTTGTGACTGCCAATTCGACAAGCAATAAGGAGCTGTTCTGGGCGCTCAAAGGTGGCGGGGGCGGATCCTTTGGCGTAGTAACGTCCATTACCTTCAAGGTCTACAAAGACATGCCCGTGGCTACCGCGACATGGACACTTGACAGTTCCAAAATCGGGAAAGATAAATTTTGGGCTGCTACAAAGGCATTCTTTGACCGAGCCATCGACAATGTGGATGCCGGAGCATACAGCTACAACCGTATTGCCCCCTCCGACGATGACTTCACATCAACGATGCAGCCATTTTTCGCCCCGAATAAAACTGCCAGTCAGCTGAACGCCATACTCGCCCCATACCTTTCCAAGCTCACCGCGCTCAACATACCTTTCTCCCCCAAGGTCACCGCATACCCCGGCTTCTACAAAGCATGGCTTGCGGGGTTCCCGCTAGAGTCCCAGACAGACATAAGCTCCTACGTAGCCTCGCGCCTGTTCCCGCGTTCGAATTTCGCGACCGAAACAGGCAGAAACCTCACCTTCAACGTGCTCCGTCAAACCGTCGAAAGCGGGCAGCCGCTCCTAGCTTTCAATGTAGCTCCAGTCCTCTTGCCGTCCAATGCACCCAACGCCGTAAATCCAGCATGGCGAAACGCAGTCTACCACATCATCACCAGCACCTCCGTCAGCCCCGATTCCTCTGCCGACGACAAGCTCGCTGCGCGTGATGCGCTGACAAACGGCACCATGCTGAAATGGCGCAATGTTGCACCGAGCAGTGGCGCGTATCTGAATGAAGCGGATCGCATGGAGCCGGACTGGCAGAGAAGTTTCTGGGGCGAGAATTACGATAGGTTGTTGGCGCTGAAGCGGGATATTGATAGCAAGGATTTGTTTTGGGTTGACAAGGGCGTGGGGAGCGAGAGGTGGAGGGTTGAGAGCTTTGATGAGGTGCCGGATGAGAATGGCAAGTTGTGTCCGGTTTGA
- a CDS encoding Acetyltransf-1 multi-domain protein — protein sequence MHLRPAKPSDEPFIVAIYARAFQEEDLFARVIHPYRAQYPNDVEIFWHEWVRSAWTNPRNKIVVAVTPTASGGDQQDKVVGAAIWQRQGDDAGAQNIISECTDTNPHFPALPSTHNRALDPSKKTILEEAAPYIKHYWAGSRATNWYLDLCCVDPDLHGRGAGRLLVRWGLDRAEKEGVMASVMASEGSVRFYLKCGFDEVVGNASDGEGNPLKKESVKGGDILFMWERDGSRD from the coding sequence ATGCACCTCCGTCCTGCAAAGCCTTCCGATGAACCAttcatcgtcgccatctaCGCTCGAGCGTTCCAAGAAGAAGACCTCTTTGCCCGAGTGATCCACCCGTACCGAGCCCAATACCCCAACGACGTAGAAATCTTCTGGCACGAATGGGTCCGCAGTGCCTGGACGAACCCACGAAACAAGATCGTCGTTGCCGTCACCCCAACCGCCTCGGGAGGTGATCAACAAGACAAGGTCGTCGGCGCAGCAATCTGGCAACGCCAGGGCGACGACGCCGGCGCGCAAAACATCATCTCAGAATGTACTGATACCAATCCACATTTTCCCGCCTTGCCTTCAACACACAACCGCGCCCTAGACCCCTCGAAGAAGACCATCTTGGAAGAGGCCGCTCCTTATATCAAACACTATTGGGCCGGGTCGCGCGCAACCAATTGGTACCTGGACCTGTGCTGCGTGGATCCTGATCTCCATGGTCGTGGGGCCGGACGGCTGCTAGTAAGGTGGGGCTTGGATCGTGCCGAGAAGGAGGGTGTTATGGCGAGTGTCATGGCGAGTGAGGGCTCGGTAAGGTTTTATTTGAAGTGTGGGTTTGATGAGGTGGTTGGGAATGCGAGTGATGGGGAGGGAAACCCGTTGAAGAAGGAGAGTGTGAAGGGTGGGGACATCTTGTTTATGTGGGAGAGGGACGGGTCAAGGGATTAA
- a CDS encoding PotE, Amino acid transporter: MFLITTVGMGFVIVSMAEMASMAPTSGGQYHWVSEFAPKKHQRFLSYLVGWLCVLGWQTGIASIAFLAGGQVQGLVILNNPNYVPERWHGTLLVVAVATFSILFNTLLARRLPLVEGIVLVLHIFGFFAIFITMWVLGPRSQSKEVFGGFQDNAGWGSVGLSVLVGQLSPIFSLLGADAATHMSEELKDASHILPRAMIWTAVVNSSLGFLMLVTFCFCLGDMESAILSPTGQPHIQIMYNATQSIPGATALASITTIMAVFGCVNNVATCSRQLFAFARDHGVPFSAFLSRVRPGWDIPLNSVLVSFSIAVGLSLINIGSTVAFNSVASLGTCALLSSYIVSISCMFIKRWNSESLLPCKFSLGCAGIWVNGVSVVYLCVALVFAFFPTFPHPTPDLMNWNILIYGVVVVFSLMYFFLKGRKVYVGPVEYLNKDL; the protein is encoded by the exons ATGTTCCTCATCACCACAGTTGGCATGGGATTTGTCATCGTCTCGATGGCTGAGATGGCTTCAAT GGCTCCTACTTCAGGAGGACAGTATCACTGGGTATCCGAGTTTGCACCGAAGAAACACCAGAGGTTTTTGAGTTATCTTGT CGGCTGGCTCTGCGTGCTAGGTTGGCAGACGGGAATCGCATCTATCGCTTTCCTTGCTGGCGGTCAGGTTCAAGGACTGGTCATCCTCAATAACCCAAACTACGTCCCCGAACGGTGGCACGGTACCCTCCTGGTAGTTGCGGTAGCAACTTTCTCGATCTTGTTCAATACGCTGTTAGCTCGCAGGCTACCACTAGTCGAAGGCATCGTCCTGGTCCTGCACATCTTTGGTTTCTTTGCTATCTTCATCACCATGTGGGTTCTTGGTCCGCGCAGTCAATCCAAAGAGGTCTTCGGTGGATTTCAAGACAACGCGGGATGGGGCAGCGTAGGCCTGTCTGTGTTGGTGGGACAGCTCTCACCCATCTTCTCTCTCTTAGGTGCAGATGCTGCAACGCACATGTCTGAGGAACTAAAGGACGCCTCACACATACTTCCCCGCGCCATGATCTGGACAGCGGTGGTCAACAGCAGCTTGGGTTTCCTCATGCTGGTAACTTTCTGTTTCTGCCTCGGTGACATGGAAAGCGCCATCTTATCGCCAACAGGGCAACCCCACATCCAGATCATGTACAACGCTACGCAATCCATCCCAGGAGCTACAGCTCTGGCATCAATCACAACTATCATGGCAGTATTTGGATGCGTCAACAATGTGGCAACATGCTCGCGCCAGCTCTTCGCTTTTGCTCGCGATCACGGCGTCCCCTTCAGTGCCTTTCTGTCTCGAGTTCGACCAGGTTGGGACATCCCTCTCAACAGTGTACTTGTGTCTTTTAGTATTGCCGTTGGGCTCTCCCTCATCAACATCGGCAGCACGGTGGCGTTCAACTCCGTGGCGTCCCTAGGCACATGTGCTCTCCTCTCGTCCTACATCGTCAGCATCTCATGTATGTTCATCAAGAGGTGGAATAGCGAATCTCTCCTGCCATGCAAGTTCTCGCTTGGTTGCGCTGGTATCTGGGTAAATGGGGTATCCGTCGTGTACCTGTGCGTAGCGTTGGTGTTCGCCTTCTTCCCCACATTCCCGCACCCAACCCCTGACCTGATGAACTGGAATATTCTGATATACGGCGTTGTTGTGGTATTCTCGCTGATGTACTTCTTTCTCAAGGGGCGCAAGGTGTATGTCGGGCCGGTTGAGTATCTTAACAAAGATCTTTGA
- a CDS encoding HET domain containing protein, whose protein sequence is MNSLIAQPLYTSLDDEKREIRLLTVLPNLDISQPVHCQLCTYSLEDLNDTYMSFLADRGATQDIGQHTKQEWTSYRLSPRLATQASLQRMQSTHPSPNLYRFGWGDFAALSYVWGDENNRREILVNSHTVSVTANLEAALREFRKGCEFSGHFKLWVDALCINQKNLVERAHHVGMMRDLYGSAWSVFAWLGKEEHHSTSAIQLLSDLAAFKEAGCVDEMKAHLSSDPLSCGVPHWPALEALMNRPYWTRLWIFQEIVIGGTATWLRCGNATMNWNTFCTAVSVLHEHLWLEKDTCLQLAASVAGVTTEQIWRTTSLHLVYQDLSPLTRKIFDKRMDFSFERLLDLANSGNCTNSRDRVYALVGLMSPTIAHRLSPDYTIPTWRVYVEAARVFIQAEQSLDALREGNPWGPARGPSWAADWAWPGRIRWTRTHQHVWGPVHLFPRDLDNTRHHPYRASGDIPPNARLLNTAILQCNGFIVDIISGLSARNIGYFEWSRSSIVRPSQWNSVYGGRHATSEALYRTLVADRVANGNKAESRHAAILHLPRSFALAKPQFAQRGWTFLEQQDGYYFRWERFRSANRDFPLGKNLLDSFFSDEIPADASEYDFCEVYSCSDRSAKKRRFMTTVKGYMGWAPDNIFSEDDEQTRAGDLIAIVFGCSTPLAIRPCGERFQVLGEAYVQGLMDGEAVNTLREGRYVTQSFVFC, encoded by the coding sequence ATGAACTCGCTGATTGCACAGCCGTTGTATACTAGTTTAGATGACGAGAAACGAGAAATACGACTATTGACCGTCCTGCCGAATCTCGACATTTCGCAACCTGTCCACTGCCAACTGTGCACCTACTCGCTGGAAGACTTGAATGACACCTACATGAGCTTTCTCGCTGATAGGGGGGCCACACAAGACATTGGACAGCACACGAAGCAAGAGTGGACAAGCTATCGACTATCGCCCCGATTGGCAACTCAGGCATCGCTTCAGCGTATGCAAAGTACTCATCCATCGCCAAACCTCTATCGCTTTGGATGGGGAGACTTTGCGGCCCTTTCTTACGTCTGGGGCGACGAGAACAATAGGCGAGAAATCCTCGTCAACAGCCATACTGTGTCAGTGACAGCAAACCTCGAGGCGGCTTTGCGAGAGTTTCGCAAAGGATGTGAGTTCTCCGGTCACTTCAAACTATGGGTGGATGCTCTATGCATCAACCAAAAGAACCTCGTCGAACGTGCGCATCATGTTGGAATGATGCGGGATCTCTACGGTAGTGCCTGGTCAGTCTTCGCCTGGCTGGGAAAGGAAGAACACCACAGTACTTCTGCAATACAGCTGCTATCAGACCTCGCTGCGTTCAAGGAAGCTGGCTGCGTCGACGAAATGAAAGCACATCTATCCTCTGATCCTTTGTCCTGCGGTGTACCTCATTGGCCAGCACTAGAAGCCTTGATGAACAGACCGTATTGGACGCGCTTGTGGATATTCCAGGAGATTGTGATTGGCGGAACGGCAACGTGGTTGAGATGTGGGAATGCAACTATGAATTGGAACACCTTTTGTACCGCTGTGTCCGTTCTGCATGAGCACCTTTGGTTAGAAAAGGATACATGTCTTCAGCTGGCCGCGTCAGTAGCCGGAGTCACAACGGAACAGATATGGAGAACAACGAGCCTGCATCTTGTCTACCAGGATCTATCCCCCCTAACACGCAAAATCTTTGACAAAAGAATGGATTTCAGCTTTGAGAGACTCCTAGATCTTGCCAACTCCGGGAATTGCACCAACAGCAGGGACAGGGTTTACGCTCTCGTTGGACTCATGTCTCCTACCATCGCCCATCGATTATCTCCCGATTACACGATACCAACTTGGAGAGTTTACGTGGAAGCTGCGAGGGTGTTCATCCAAGCCGAGCAGAGCCTTGACGCACTCCGCGAGGGTAACCCATGGGGTCCAGCAAGGGGTCCCTCTTGGGCAGCAGACTGGGCCTGGCCTGGCAGAATCAGATGGACACGTACGCATCAGCATGTTTGGGGCCCAGTACACTTGTTCCCTCGTGACTTGGACAATACGCGACATCATCCCTATCGTGCTTCCGGAGATATCCCACCTAACGCGAGGCTTTTAAACACTGCCATTCTTCAGTGCAATGGTTTCATCGTCGATATTATCTCTGGTCTCTCAGCTCGAAATATTGGATACTTTGAGTGGTCAAGGTCTAGTATTGTTCGACCGTCGCAGTGGAATAGCGTCTATGGCGGTCGTCATGCCACATCCGAGGCATTGTATCGCACTCTTGTTGCCGACAGGGTAGCAAACGGCAACAAGGCTGAGTCACGTCACGCAGCGATACTTCACCTCCCGCGCTCCTTTGCGTTGGCCAAACCACAATTTGCACAACGAGGGTGGACCTTCCTCGAGCAACAGGACGGTTACTACTTCCGCTGGGAGCGATTCCGGTCCGCCAATCGGGACTTCCCTTTAGGCAAAAACCTCCTAGACAGCTTTTTCAGCGACGAAATTCCAGCGGATGCTTCCGAGTATGACTTCTGTGAAGTGTATTCGTGTTCTGATCGTAGCGCGAAGAAGCGAAGGTTCATGACTACGGTGAAGGGGTATATGGGCTGGGCGCCAGATAATATATTCAGTGAGGACGATGAACAAACGAGGGCTGGCGATCTGATTGCAATTGTTTTCGGTTGTAGTACGCCTCTTGCTATAAGGCCTTGTGGAGAGAGATTTCAGGTCTTGGGTGAAGCCTATGTTCAAGGCCTGATGGATGGAGAGGCTGTTAATACGCTGCGAGAAGGGAGGTATGTAACGCAGAGTTTTGTGTTTTGTTAG
- a CDS encoding DUF605 multi-domain protein, with protein MSKLSLTLKSLINAAHSRPGPVPAPPRIQAIYSKIEKEATDRKLGRPSWLGISTAATMTMNSPEAMVTLYNTFSKSKSESEGVAIAEFMREIGLKCIGFNGIPRTINMLNAFRAELPSSIAANLNTKPTRFPSPSNVEQINARGRALWNAIYRPLETKLEHKLGDAHPDLPVFIINSEYGGLFTDPPRKEGATVGRITTSLIAITCLRAQQGVGPQVLSHVFGLRKAWEDGTWKEEPEAGSEEGIKWLVSDEGCTWVLEKVDELVEALGGGHGSTFAPVKAKL; from the exons ATGTCCAAGCTCTCCCTAACCCTCAAGTCGCTCATCAACGCCGCACATTCGCGCCCCGGCCCCGTCCCAGCACCCCCACGTATCCAAGCAATCTACAGTAAAATAGAAAAAGAAGCCACAGACCGGAAACTCGGCCGCCCATCATGGCTCGGCATCTCCACAGCAGCGACAATGACGATGAACTCGCCAGAGGCAATGGTAACGCTATACAACACATTCAGTAAATCGAAGTCAGAAAGCGAAGGAGTAGCAATAGCAGAATTTATGCGCGAGATCGGGTTGAAGTGTATAGGTTTCAATGGC ATCCCCCGCACAATCAACATGCTCAACGCCTTCCGCGCCGAACTCCCCTCCTCAATCGCTGCCAACCTAAACACCAAACCAACGCGCTTCCCCTCTCCCTCCAACGTCGAGCAAATAAACGCCCGCGGCCGCGCCTTATGGAACGCCATATACCGCCCCCTCGAAACAAAGCTCGAACATAAACTAGGCGATGCACACCCCGATCTACCCGTCTTCATCATAAACAGCGAGTACGGGGGTCTCTTCACCGATCCGCCGCGCAAAGAAGGCGCAACTGTCGGCCGCATCACGACGAGCTTGATTGCGATTACTTGTTTGAGGGCGCAGCAGGGTGTGGGACCGCAGGTTTTGAGTCATGTGTTTGGGTTGAGGAAGGCGTGGGAGGATGGCACGTGGAAGGAGGAGCCCGAGGCTGGGAGTGAGGAGGGCATTAAGTGGCTGGTTAGTGATGAGGGGTGTACGTGGGTGTTGGAGAAGGTAGATGAGCTTGTTGAGGCGCTTGGGGGTGGGCATGGGAGTACGTTTGCGCCTGTGAAGGCGAAGTTGTAG
- a CDS encoding SurE, acid phosphatase, whose product MRFQFSTALTAALGLASSADALKILMGNDDGFGSGNLRELYKLLVGAGHDVLIVAPAQQQSGKGTTVIWSESANLTVPSQYNIVPAGAPSVGRDPSDDNIWYYDGTPAACTFVALDYVLPRYYPEWHQTADLFIAGPNYGTNLGPFVMALSGTVGATIAAVSRSIPGFATSASNKAVPYFNVTGAAHPAAQAAKVTFDIVNEFIKNTPEGQQVLPLGYGVNINLPELANGTMPPVVKSRLTGQANTDVAVFNETTGLFTWDNVDPVAAGINAAYSGDTSLPGETWVVGGGSISVSAFTLDWSAPSIEYTDAVYGKAESLFSGRSATKKAYSKRMVEERMHKRGVILNGRDGGA is encoded by the exons ATGCGCTTCCAATTCAGCACCGCGCTGACTGCAGCACTGGGGCTGGCTTCGTCCGCAGATGCCCTCAAGATCCTAATGGGGAATGACGACGGGTTTGGGAGTGGAAACCTGAGAGAATTGTACAAATTGCTGGTCGGCGCCGGTCATGATG TTCTCATTGTCGCCCCCGCCCAACAGCAGTCTGGCAAAGGCACCACCGTCATCTGGTCCGAGTCAGCAAACCTTACAGTCCCATCCCAATACAACATTGTTCCTGCAGGCGCGCCATCAGTAGGACGCGATCCATCCGACGACAACATATGGTACTATGATGGCACCCCAGCGGCATGTACCTTTGTTGCCCTCGACTATGTGCTCCCGCGGTATTATCCCGAGTGGCACCAGACAGCGGATCTATTCATTGCCGGACCGAATTACGGCACGAACCTCGGTCCGTTCGTAATGGCACTGAGCGGCACTGTAGGCGCAACCATTGCGGCTGTATCACGTTCCATTCCTGGTTTTGCGACCAGCGCGAGCAACAAGGCGGTTCCGTATTTCAACGTGACAGGCGCTGCTCATCCCGCAGCGCAGGCAGCCAAGGTCACCTTCGACATCGTCAATGAGTTCATCAAGAACACACCGGAGGGTCAACAAGTCCTCCCGCTCGGGTACGGCGTCAACATCAACCTCCCCGAGCTCGCCAACGGTACCATGCCTCCAGTAGTCAAGTCCCGACTCACTGGTCAGGCTAACACAGACGTGGCCGTGTTCAACGAGACGACTGGGTTATTCACTTGGGACAACGTCGATCCTGTTGCCGCAGGTATCAATGCTGCTTACAGCGGGGACACGAGCCTTCCTGGAGAGACCTGGGTCGTTGGTGGGGGTAGCATTAGTGTTAGTGCGTTCACTCTGGACTGGTCTGCGCCGAGCATCGAGTATACTGATGCTGTATATGGAAAGGCTGAGAGCTTGTTCAGCGGGCGCTCAGCTACGAAAAAGGCGTACAGCAAGAGGATGGTTGAAGAGCGAATGCACAAGAGAGGTGTAATATTGAATGGAAGGGATGGCGGAGCTTGA
- a CDS encoding alpha-1,3-mannosyltransferase CMT1 — MRSLLQAIALLAVFASLIAGFSFFHYSSRTSLSRGWIANTHSTPSAVAAAPAPKNPVEPPKDPLRKGDAALLAQSPRYIHAIMESTDTTFPRLECPTPNLDRYAYLHGGASRSSVSGTSPKYFFALDLHKCVDLLPRLIGSIVETIKYLGPENCVLSIVEGRSDDGTYEVLKELRFSMQLLGVKYILQSSDINPMTPGTDRIEGLAKLRNLALDDLMKSPEKYHENTTIIFSNDVALCMEDMLELIHQRVFQGADQTCAMDWTYVGEHPTFYDVWIARGMTGDTFFNIPPDGSWDSAWNLFWNDEKAHSRLSQSKPFQVFACWNGVTAFTAKPIMEKKIAFRAHKEGECFQGEPKLFAKDMWFHGDGKIAVVPSVNVEYSDAAAKKIKALKGYASKHVANEGDDGKIEWEAKPPAKVKCMPTHQDQTFVDWDEGLRT; from the coding sequence ATGCGATCGCTGTTGCAGGCCATCGCATTGCTTGCAGTTTTCGCCTCTCTCATTGCGGGGTTTTCCTTTTTCCACTACAGTTCTCGCACATCGCTATCACGAGGATGGATTGCAAACACTCATTCAACGCCCTCGGCCGTCGCGGCTGCGCCTGCCCCAAAAAACCCGGTGGAGCCACCAAAAGACCCGTTGAGAAAAGGAGATGCTGCACTTCTCGCACAGAGTCCACGATACATTCACGCAATCATGGAATCAACAGATACAACATTTCCCCGTCTTGAATGTCCAACGCCTAACTTGGATCGATATGCGTACCTCCACGGCGGCGCCTCAAGGTCGTCCGTAAGCGGGACATCCCCCAAATACTTTTTCGCACTAGATTTGCACAAATGTGTTGACCTTCTACCACGCTTGATCGGTTCAATCGTTGAGACGATAAAATATCTGGGTCCCGAAAACTGCGTGCTTTCCATCGTCGAGGGACGGTCGGATGACGGAACATACGAAGTACTAAAAGAGCTGCGCTTTAGCATGCAACTTCTGGGAGTGAAATACATCCTTCAGAGCAGTGACATCAATCCGATGACCCCAGGAACAGACCGTATCGAAGGCTTAGCTAAGCTGCGAAATTTGGCGTTAGACGACCTCATGAAGTCTCCAGAGAAGTACCACGAGAATACTACCATAATATTCTCCAACGATGTCGCATTATGCATGGAGGACATGCTCGAGCTCATTCATCAGCGCGTATTCCAGGGCGCTGATCAGACATGCGCCATGGACTGGACCTATGTCGGTGAGCACCCAACCTTCTACGACGTCTGGATAGCGCGCGGTATGACGGGGGATACTTTCTTTAATATCCCGCCGGACGGAAGCTGGGACTCTGCATGGAACCTTTTCTGGAACGATGAAAAGGCGCACTCGCGGTTGTCGCAATCAAAACCCTTCCAAGTCTTCGCCTGTTGGAATGGTGTGACAGCGTTCACGGCCAAGCCAATCATGGAGAAGAAGATTGCTTTCCGCGCACACAAAGAAGGCGAGTGTTTTCAGGGAGAGCCGAAgttgttcgcgaaggataTGTGGTTCCATGGCGATGGAAAGATCGCCGTGGTGCCGAGCGTCAATGTCGAATACAGCGATGCTGCTGCAAAGAAGATCAAGGCGTTGAAAGGATATGCCTCGAAACATGTTGCGAACGAAGGCGATGATGGAAAGATCGAGTGGGAGGCTAAGCCACCGGCAAAGGTGAAATGCATGCCGACCCACCAAGACCAGACTTTTGTAGATTGGGATGAAGGACTTCGGACCTGA